The Halorussus gelatinilyticus genome contains the following window.
CGCCACAATCGCTTTTATCGATTACTGATTTGTTGTGGTACGGATGGGGCAAGGTGAGACACCTGCGGAGACGGCCCGCGAAACCGGCGAATCGGTGTACGACGGACTCCTCAGCGTCGTGGTGACTGGCATCGCTATCATCGTGCCGCTCGTCGTCACGGTCTGGGTGCTGGCGATGATCGTCAACTTCGTCGCCCGCGCGTTCGCGCCGCTCGTCGCCCTCCTCCAGTGGACCGGCGTCGTGGAGGTCGCCCGCTCGCTGTGGCTCGGCCAGTTCTTCGCGGGGCTGGGCATCTACAGCGTCGTCTTCGAGTACGTCCCGGAGTTCGTCGCGCTGGCGGTTCTGGTCGGCACCATCGTCGGCGTCGGCAGTCTCGCGCACGTCAGGTACGGCGAGCGCATCGTGGTCGCGGTCGATTCCGCGCTCGCGGACGTTCCCGGCGTCGGCACCGTGTACAAGAGTTTTCGGCGGGTCGGCGACGCGATGCTCGGGAGCGAGGCCGAGAACTTCGAGGACGTGAAAATCGTGGAGTATCCCCGCGAAGGGTCGTACATCCTCGGCTTCGAGACGGCCGAGTCGCCCGAGGCCATCAGCGAGGCGGTCGGCGAGGACGACCTCGTGGCCATGTTCCTGCCGTTCGCGCCCAACCCCGTGATGGGCGGTTACCTCTCCTACATCCCGGAAGAGAACGTCTACGACGTGGACATGACCGTCGAGGAGGGTATCCGGACGATCATCACCAGCGGCATCGCCTCGGGCGAGGACGACGACGCGACGCTGGGCAACATCCCCGGCGTCGAACACGAGCGGGACAGTCCGGCGAAAGCCGACTGAGACGGCGATTCGTCGGCGAAGGGCCGACAGTCCTCAGTCGTCGGCCGACGAGGGCACCGACGAGTCGGCGGAATCCTTCGGCGTCGTCGCGCGTCCGAGCAGGGTCATGACGAACAGCACCAGCGGTGAGAGGAACGCGAAGAAGTAGAACGGGAAGTACGAATTGAGGATGGTGGCCGGTTCGCCCCAAGAGAACGCCAGCGTCGGCACGCCGAAGACGCTCGACATGTAGACCGCCCCGGCGTGCCACGGGATGAGCGCGCCCGTCGGAGTCCCCGCGGCCTCGACTGCACGCGAGAGGTCGCTGCTCTCCAGGTCGTACTCGTCGTAGAGGTTCCGGAGCGTCATGCCCGGAATCACGATGGCCATGTACTGCTGGGCGCTGAAGATGTTGACCAGAATCGCCGAGAGGCCCGACGTCGCCACGAGGCTAGTTCCGCTTCGGACGCCCTGTGCGAGGTGATGAGCCAGCACCGCGAGGACGCCGAGTCGTTCGAGGAGACCCCCGAGCGAGAGCGCGGCGACGACCACCGTGATGGTCCACGCCGACCCGGTGAGACCGTCCTGCGCGAGCAGGTCGTTCACGAGTTTCGTCCCGGTCTGGGGCGCGGTCCCGTTCAGGAACACGTCCCACGCGGCGGTGAAGCCGACGCCCTGCACCGCCATCGTGGTGAACACGCCGGCGAAGACGCCCGCGACTAGCGAGGGGAGCGCCGGGTAGCCGTAGAGCGCGAGGCCGAAGGTGACCACGAGCGGCAGGAAGACGAACACCGAGAGGTCGTAGGTGCCCGCCAGCGCGCCCTGAATCTCGGCGACCCGACCCTCGGGAATCGCTCCGCCGGCGCGGAGTCCGAGGAGCGCGTAGAGAATCAGCGAGAGACCGAGCGCTATCGCGGTGCCCGTCCGCATCGCCCGGATGTGGTCGTAGAGGTTCGTGTTCGTGACCGCGGCCGCGAGGTTGGTCGTGTCCGAGAGCGGCGACTGCTTGTCGCCGGCGTACGCGCCGCTCAGAATCGCGCCGGCGGTCATCGGCGCGGGAATGCCGAGACCCGACCCGATGCCGACGAACGCGACGCCGAGCGTGCCTGCGGTGGTCCACGACGACCCGATGGAGAACGCGACCACGGCCGCCAGAATCGCGGTCGCGGGCAGGAACACCTCGGGCGTGAGAATCGACAGGCCGTAGTGCATCAGGCCCGGAATCGTGCCCGCGCTGACCCACGTGGCGATGAGCGCGTAGATGGTGAATAGGATGAGAATCGCCTGTAGTCCCATCAGTAGGCCGTCGGCGATGCCCTCGTACAGGACGTCCCACGAGAGGTCCATCCAGTAGTAGCCGACCAGTCCCGTCAGGACGACGCTCCAGACGAGCGGCGCGTGGGGGTTCATCCCGAGGTAGCCCGACCCGACGCCGAGGAAGACGACGACGCCGAGGATGGGGACCAACGCTTGGGCGAGCGTCGGCCGGCGCTCGGGCGACAGTTCTCCGTACGTTTGCGGTTCGAAGTCGAGGGAAGCCATTGACGTCCCGATTTATTACTCGAAGGTATTAAATCTCGTCGATTTATTCTGTTTGTGCAT
Protein-coding sequences here:
- a CDS encoding DUF502 domain-containing protein, whose amino-acid sequence is MGQGETPAETARETGESVYDGLLSVVVTGIAIIVPLVVTVWVLAMIVNFVARAFAPLVALLQWTGVVEVARSLWLGQFFAGLGIYSVVFEYVPEFVALAVLVGTIVGVGSLAHVRYGERIVVAVDSALADVPGVGTVYKSFRRVGDAMLGSEAENFEDVKIVEYPREGSYILGFETAESPEAISEAVGEDDLVAMFLPFAPNPVMGGYLSYIPEENVYDVDMTVEEGIRTIITSGIASGEDDDATLGNIPGVEHERDSPAKAD
- a CDS encoding Na+/H+ antiporter NhaC family protein, with the protein product MASLDFEPQTYGELSPERRPTLAQALVPILGVVVFLGVGSGYLGMNPHAPLVWSVVLTGLVGYYWMDLSWDVLYEGIADGLLMGLQAILILFTIYALIATWVSAGTIPGLMHYGLSILTPEVFLPATAILAAVVAFSIGSSWTTAGTLGVAFVGIGSGLGIPAPMTAGAILSGAYAGDKQSPLSDTTNLAAAVTNTNLYDHIRAMRTGTAIALGLSLILYALLGLRAGGAIPEGRVAEIQGALAGTYDLSVFVFLPLVVTFGLALYGYPALPSLVAGVFAGVFTTMAVQGVGFTAAWDVFLNGTAPQTGTKLVNDLLAQDGLTGSAWTITVVVAALSLGGLLERLGVLAVLAHHLAQGVRSGTSLVATSGLSAILVNIFSAQQYMAIVIPGMTLRNLYDEYDLESSDLSRAVEAAGTPTGALIPWHAGAVYMSSVFGVPTLAFSWGEPATILNSYFPFYFFAFLSPLVLFVMTLLGRATTPKDSADSSVPSSADD